The region CCGGGGCAGCCGCCGGACGGTGTGGAGCGTGTGCTGCGCGGTCATGTGCGGCTCCCGCGGTGCTCGGGCGCCCAGGGGAACAACCGCCGTTCGACCGCGGTGAGCGCCAGATTGACGACGAGGCCGAGCGCTCCCGCCCACACCACACCGGCCAGCACATCGCGGGTGCCGTCGGTGGCCATGCCCGCCTGGGCGATGAAAATGCCCAGCCCCTCGCCGAATCCGGCGAGGATCTCGCCGGCCACGGCGAGGATCAGGGCGGTGGCCGCCGCGATGCGCACCCCGGCGGCGATGAACGGGGCGGCCGAGGGCAGACCGGCCCTCAGCAGAACGGCGAGCCGCCCGAAGCCGAAGGCGCGCAGCGTGTCCTTGGCCAGCGGATCGGTCTCGCCGAGCCCGTAGACGGTGTTGAACAGCACGGGCCAGACACAGGCGTAGGTGACGAGGGCGGTCGTCGTCTCGCTGCCGGCGCCGAGCAGCAGTGACACCAGCGGGATCAGGGCCACCGACGGCACCGGGCGCAGGAATTCGATCAGCACCCGCGCGGCCTGCCCGGCCGCCGGCACACTGCCCAGCAGCAGCCCGAGGGGGATCGCGAGGGCGCAGGCCAGGGCGAGCCCGGTGGCCCATGCCTCGAGGGTGGCGCCGACGCCGTTCAGGAAGGCGGTGTCGCCGCCGAGTTCGACGGCCCGTACCAGCACCTCGGAGGCGGGCGGCAGGAACGCGCGCCGCACCATCCCGGAACGGCTGAGGGCCTCGCAGGCGGCGAAGGCCACGAGCACGCCGACAGCCCCGAGCAGCGCGTCCCTGGCCCGCCCGGTGCGCTTCCGCCTGGCCGTGGCGGGGCTCACTTGGCGGGCTGGTAGAGGACGGCGGCGGGGTCCAGGTCCTTGGTGAGCAGTTTCTGCGCCCGCATCAGGGAGATGAGCCGCTTGAGCTGAGCGGCGCTGGAGGTGGCCGGGTAGTCGGGCAGGCCGATGGCGGCGGCCTCCGCCGGCTTGATCTTCGTATAGCCGGGCAGCGCCTTCTCCACGGCGCCGCGATCCTTGGCGGCGACGGCCTGGGCGGCGGTGATGGCGCGCCGGAACGCGGCGGCGGACTTCGGGTACTTGTCGATGAACGTGTCGGTGGTGACATAGCCGCTGAGCGGCAGTCCGGCGGTGGGCGCCGCGTTGCCGTCGACCACGGTACGGGCCTTCAGCTCGCGTTTGAGCGCGGTGACGAACGGCTCGGCGGCGTGCACCGCGTCCACCTGGCCCCGCTCCAGCACCGAGCCCATCTGCGGGAACGGAACCTGCCGGTACTCGGGTAGCCCGGCCCCTGCCCTGCCGAGGACGGCGTTGAGGGTGAGCGACTGGATGTTGTTGAGGATGTTGACCGCGATCTTCTTGCCCTTGAGGTCCCGCGGCCCCTTGATCTTGGAGTCGGAGGGCACCAGCACCGCCATCATGTGCGGGGCGTTGCGCGCCCCCTCGGCCAGCACCCGGGTGGCCAGGGTGCCCTTCTCGCGGGCCTGGAGGAACGTCACGAAGTTGGCGCCGCCGATGACGTCCACCTGACCGTGGGCGAGCGCGGGCAGTGCCTGGACGCTCTGCTGGACCGGCTGGACGCGGACGTTCAGCCCCTCCTTCTCGAAGAGCCCCCGATCGATGGCGATGTGCAGCGCGGCCACATCGGCGAGCGGCAGTCCGGCGACCGTGATCGTCTTCTTCTCCGGCCCGCCCCGGGCCCCGGACTCCTCCTCGGAGCCGCCGCATCCGGCGAGAAGCAGGGCGGTGACCGTGGCGGTCGCGGCCAACTTTGCTGAGCGGAGGCGCAGTTGGACTCTCATGGCATTTCACGATAGGGGCCGTCAGCTCTTCACACCATGGTCGGGAACACCTCGTCGAACAGGTCGAGCATGGCCCGCCAGGCCCGTTCGGCGGAGGCCCGGTGGTAGCCGATGCCCGGGCGGGCCGAGGGATCGGGGTCGAGGTCCGGGTGGGTGAAGCTGTGCAGGGCGCCGCCGTGGATGGTCATGCGCCAGTCCACCCCGGCGGCCCGCATCTCGTCCTCGAAGGCCAGGCGCTGCTCGACCGGGATGATCGGATCCTCCGACCCCACGCAGACCAGGACCTTGCCGGTGATGTTGACGGCGTCCTCGGGGCGGGTGGTCGTCAGACTGGGGTGGAAGCCGACCACGGCCTTGAGGTCGGCGCCGCCGCGGGCGAGTTCGAGGGCCATGGTGCCGCCCAGGCAGTAGCCGATGGCGGCGAGCCGCGAGGTGTCGGCCCTGGGCTCGGCGGTCAGCACGGCGAGCCCGGCTCCGGCGAGGGCGCGCATGCGGTCGGGATCGGCGAGCAGCTCGTCGACCCGGGCGAACATCTCCTCGCGGTCCTCGATGAACCGTCCGCCGCCGTGGTAGTCGAGGGCGAAGGCGACATAGCCGAGTTCGGCGAGCCGGTCGGCGCGCTCGCGCTGGTGATCGGTGAGGCCGGGGCCCTCATGGGCGATCAGCACGGCGGGGCGCCGGTCCGTTCCACCGGGCAGCGCCAGATGGCCCACCATGGTCGTGCCGTCCACGGGGTATTCGATTCGCCTGGTCGTCACCATCGCCGCGCTTCCTTGTCCTTGTCCGTGTTCTTGAAGGGTTCCTGGGCTCTTGGGCCTTCTCGGGCCTTCTTGAGCGTCGAGCCGGATGGGGGGAAGCTAACAGCGGGGGCGCGCCGGGCCCGTGCTTCTTCGCCGGGGGCCGATTCGGTCTGCCGACAGCGAAGGCGAACGGGGTGGCCGGGCGGTGTATGGCAGGGGCGGTCGCGGCTCCCCGCGGACCGGCTCGACAAGGTGACGGGCGACCAGGCGGCGCTCGACCGCTACTTCACCCTCGTCCCGCCCGTGTGAGTCGCGTCCCGGCGAGTCGGCGCCCCTCGGCCCGCGCCGCGGGGTGAAACCATGGCCGGAAGGTAACCACGAGCGAGGGAGCCGTGAATGAACAGCGCCGATCTGCTGGCCGACGCCTTTGAGCGGGTGCGCGAGGAGGTGCAGGCGGCCGTGGACGGGCTTTCCGAGGACGAGCTGGCCGTACGGCTCGACAGCGGGGCCAATTCGATCGCCTGGCTGGTGTGGCATCTGACCCGGGTGCAGGACGACCACATCGCCGACGCGGCGGGCACCGAACAGCTGTGGACGTCCGAGGGCTGGGCCGAGCGGTTCGGCCTGCCGTTCCCACCGGACGCCACCGGCTACGGCCACCGGAGCAAGGACGTGGCGGCGGTGCGGGCGGACGCCGACCTGCTCGCCGGGTACTACGACGCCGTCCACGAGAACACGCTGGCCTTCGTGCGCGGCCTCCGCGACGCCGATCTCGACCGGATCGTGGACGACCGGTGGACCCCGGCGGTGACCCTCGGCGTCCGGCTGGTCAGCGTGATCGCGGACGATCTGGAGCACGCCGGGCAAGCGGCGTTCATCCGCGGCGCGATCCGCAGGCGATAGCGCGACATCACGGAGCACGGGGGCCGTCACACCGCCCGCATTGACATGCAGGCAATCGCCTGCCTAACGTGCGGTGTGAGCTCAGAGATGGACATGGTCTTCAAGGCGCTGGCCGACCAGACCCGGCGCTATCTGCTGGACAGGCTGCATGAGCACAACGGCCAGACGCTGGGCGAGCTGTGCCGGCGGCTGGAGATGACCCGCCAGTCCGTGACCCAGCATCTGGCCATCCTGGAGGCCGCCAATCTGGTCAGCACGGTGCGGCGGGGCCGCGAAAAACTCCATTACCTCAACCCCGTCCCCCTCAATGAGATCCAGGAGCGCTGGATCGACAAGTTCGAGCGCCCGCGGCTGCGCGCGCTGAGCTTGGTGAGACGACAAGCCGAGAAAGCGATGGAAGCGATGGCCGACAAGCCGGCGTTCGTGTACGTCATCTATATCGAGAGCACACCGGAGAAGGTCTGGCACGCGCTGACCGACGCCGACCTCACGGCCGAGTACTGGGGCCACAGCAATGTGTCGGACTGGCAGGTCGGCTCCCCGTGGGAGCATCAGCGGACGGACGGCTCCGGCACCGCCGATGTCGTCGGCACGGTCGTGGAGAGCTCACCGCCCACCCGGCTGGTGACCACCTGGGCCGCACCCGACGCGGATGCCGCCGCCGAGCCCTCCCGGGTCACCTTCGACATCCAGCCGCACGGCGACATCGTCCGGCTCACCGTGACCCATGAGAACCTGGCCGACGAGGCCGAGCGGACCGCGGCGGCCGGTGGCTGGGCCGCGGTGCTGTCCAACCTGAAGTCGCTGATCGAGACGGGGAGTCCGCTGCCGCAGCAGCCCTGGCTGATCCCCCAGTGACCTTGCCTTCGGCCACCGCCGGTCACGGCCCGGCGTCCCACGTCCCACCTGCCGTGACCGGTGGGGCGTGGGCACTCACCGGGCGGCCCCACCGTCCCGTACCGTGATCCCCAAGGCGTCGGCGAGCATCGGCGCCAGCTCCATCAGCTGCCCGCTGCCGATGGTGGCGCCGCCCAGCGCGTCATAGCCATCGGCGATCTCCAGCCGGGTGGCCGCCCGCAGATCGACCTTCGCCATCCGCGCCTTGCCGAACCGCACATCCTCCAGCGCCGACCCCGGAAACGCCACCTCCGTCAGCGCCGCACCGCCGAGGTCGACATCGCGCAGCAGACAGTCCACGAAGGTGACGTTCCGCAGCGTGGCGGTGCGCAGATTCACCGATTCCAGCTTGCACCGGTGGAAGACCACCCGGTGCAGCCGCGCGGAGAACATTTCGAGGCCGGCCAGTACACAGCCGCCCAGCTCGCCGTCCTGCCAGTCGGTGTCCGCCAGATCGGTGCCGACCCACCGCACCCCGTCCAGCCACACCTCATTGAACCGGGCCCCGCGACCACGGCCCCCGGTGAAGGTCACCGAGGAGAACGCGGATTCGAGGAATCGGGCGTTGTCGCAGATGGGCCCGTCGAACGCGGCGCCGTCCAGATGAACGGTGTCGTAGTCGCCCCCTTCCGCCAAGGCCCCGTCGAACGGCCGCAGATGGTCGGCGAAGGGCAGATCGGCGAGTTCACGGGGGGACGGCGCCATGCGGGGCTCACTTTCCTGGGGGCGGACGGCGTGTGGGGGCGATCCTGCCATCCGGGTCGGACACCCCCGCGAGGACCGACCGGCACCGGAGGGGATGGCGTAGGCCGTGCGGGTCACTCCACGGTGCGCTTACCCGACTTTGCCCCGTATTTATCCGTTAAATCTGATGGTCAGATATCTCGCTCTGCGACCCAACACGGAGGAACCCATGCAGATCGCGAAGAAGGCCGCCCTGCTGGCCGCGACCGCCAGCGCCCTTGTGCTCCTCGGCACCGGCACCGCGGCCGCCTACGGCGGCGGCGGCAACAGCGGCGCCGACAGGAGCACCGGCACCCCCACCAGCTTCGACATCTCCAGCTTCATCTTCCAGAGCAACGACTGCGACACCTCCACCGGCACCACCCTCTCCACCGCCGCCGCTGCTCCGAGCGGCGAGATGGAGATCGGTAGCACCTGCATCAACTCCATTGGCTGACCTCCGGCGAGACCTCGGCGGCCACGGTCGCCGAACCAGGGCGCTCCCCTCACCGCTCCGGCGGCGAGGGGAGCGTTTCCCTTTCGGCCGGATAGTGCATGGGCCAGTCGGGGCACTCTCCGGTGCGCTTACCCGGCTTTCTCCCACCTTTCTCCGTTAAATCTGATCGTCAGATATCTCGCTCTGCGACCCAACACGGAGGAACCCATGCAGATCGCGAAGAAGGCCGCCCTGCTGGCCGCGACCGCCGGCACCCTGGCTCTTCTCGGCACCGGCACCGCAGCCGCCTACGGCGGCGACAGCGGCGTCGACGCCCCCACCAGCGCCAACCTTTCCAGCTTCATCTTCCAGACCAACGACTGCGACACCTCCACCGGCATCACCAGCTCCCTCGGCGGCGTCGGCGGCGCCAGCGGTGACATGAAGATCGGCAGCACCTGCGCCAACCTGATTCGCGGCTAACGTCGGGAAAGGGTGCGGCGGCCACGGTCGCCGGCCCCATGCGCTTCCCTCGGCCCTCCGGGGCGAGGGAAGCGCGCGTTACCGCCGCACCTGGATCAGCGCATGGGCGCCGCTGGTGCGCCAGTGGTCCTCATGCGCGTCCAGCGCGGCCACGGCCCGCTCGTCGAGGCCGACGATGACATCCGACTTCAGGGTGCGCAGTGCGGCCACCGGGCCGGGGAAGTACCCGGTGCGCTCGGCGAAGGAGGTGGTCGGGGGCCACAGCCGGTCGCCGACGAGGCGGCGGTAGTTCAGATCGCCCTTGAAGACGGTGAGCGTGGCCTCGGCGAACTCGCTCCGCAGATCGCCGGGCATCTCCTCGTACGGCAGCGGGGCGCGGAAGAAGTCATGCGCCCGTACGACGAGCCGCCCGTCGCCCATGGCGGCCCAGAGCCGTCTGCCGGTTCCGGCCGCTGCGCCCTCCGCCCGCACCAGACGGCGCAGACAGTCCACGACATCCTCGGTGGTGGCGTCGGAGACGTAGTACGGATACGGCTTCACCTGCAGCACCACCCGCTCGGCGCGCCCGTGGTGGAGCACATGGTCGATGAGGACGAGGTCGGGGAGCAGCTCCCGCCCGGCGTTGTCCGCCACCAGGCACAGCGTGGCCGGGGAGCCGGTGGGCAGCAGGGACCACAGCGCCTCGGAGTCGTCCGCGACCAGCGGCGGGGTGTCGGCGCCACTCGCGTCAGCGGCCGATGAGGAGATGCGGAAGCCCAGGTCCGCGCGGTTGCCCCACAGGGAGCCGTGCACCAGCGCGTTTGCCTGTTCCCCGGCGGGTTTGCGCAGGATGTCGTCGAGGGTGGCCAGTTCGGCCTCGGCCTCAGGGGTGTGCAGCTCGGCCTGTTTGAAGGGGCGGAACGGGTCGATGCCCCGCCAGGGCCCGTCGGCGAAGTAGCCCACGGCTTCCAGGAGCCGGCGGTAGAAGTAGCTCTCCGCCCACAGGAACGGCACGTCGAACCATGACCGGCCGAAGTGCTCCCGGCCCCACTCCGCCCACCGGTCGTGGTCGTACGCGGTGGGCGGGAGCGGGGTGATCGTGCCCTCGGCGGCGTTGTCGCGCAGCGCGTCGAGGCCACGGTGCTGCTCGGGGCCGTACGGGAAGGCGTCGCGCACCTTCTCGATCAGTGCGGGATGGCGCTCGGCCAGCACACTCCGGGCGAACGAGCCGGGTTCATCGCTACGGATCACGGGCGCGTCGACGGTGTCGGACATGGCAGTCAGGGTCGCACACCGCGTGGTGGCGAGGAGGGGATCACCAGTGCGCGGGGCGAGTGAGGGACGGCGGCAGCCGGGTGGCGGCGTCGCCCTTGGCCGCGGCGAGCTGGGCCTGGGTGAGAAAGATGGCGCCCCGGAGGTCGGCCGCGCTCAGGTCGGCGTCGCGGAAGTCGGCCCCGATCAGATCGGCCGCCGTCAGATCGGCTCGGGTGAGGTCCGCCGCGATGAGGCGGGCCCCGCGGAGGTTGGCGCCCCGCAGATCGGCTCCCCTCAGGTCGGCGCCGATGAGATCGGCTCCCCTGCGGTTCTTCTTCTTGCCCGGGATCCGGGCCCGTATCAGCTCGCTCGTCCGCAGCAGCAGCTCATTGACCCGGTCGCGGTGGGCCGCCACATCGAGCTCCATCAGCTCGGAGGCGCTCCCCTCGGTGAGGCGCTCCGTCTCCCGCAGCGCCCGGCGCACCGCGCCGTGGACGGGCCGCGCGGCCGGCAGGGTCAGCGCCTCGGTGAGGTACCAGAGCAGCTCATGGAGGTGGCGCATGGTGGGGAGGATGGCGAACATCTCGGAGGCCGTCCCGGGGTGCCGCCGCCAGTCGCGGCCCTCGAAGGTGAGCTGGGAGACCTTCTGCCCGGCGCCGAAGCAGTCGTAGACCGTGCAGCCCTTGAAGCCCTCTTCCCGCAGCCGGGAGTGGATACCGCAGCGGAAGTCGGACCGGAGGTTACGGCAGGGCTCCCCAGCGCCCTTGCCGATCGCGAAGTCCGCGGAGGCGGCGAAGGGCAGGGCGACACAGCACAGCCCGAAGCAGTTGCCGCAGTCGGCTCGCAGGGCGGTACGGTCCGCGGCGGCCGGGCCGGAGGAGGGGGTTTCGGTCGGATGTGACACCGTGCGTGGTCTCCCGCGTGGACAAGAGCACCGCGATGCGGGCGGCGCTGGGTGGCTCCATTGTCGCAAGCGGGCTCAGCCGGGAATGATCAGGTCGATTCCATAGGCGGCGATCGCCAGGCATGCGGCGAAACACACCACCGCCGCGCCCGCCGCCACCGTGTCCGAACGACCGCGGCGCGCTCCATGGCGCGGCACCCCGCCACCGGCGCGGGCCCAGGCGGCGACGCCGAGAGAGAACATCACGACCACCAGGACGGTGACCCCGAGACTGACCCCGAAGACCCCGCCGATGGTGCCCCAGGTGGTGCCCATACGGATCAGCTCCTCACGGCGGTCGTATCCGGGTCAGACGGTCCTGTCGAGGGTGCGCTCGGCGGGCTCGGGGACGCCCGGCTCGTTCACGTTGTCCGGATTCACCGGGCGACGGCGCGAGAGCGCGTAGAAGCCCACCGCCGCGGCCACGGCGATGCCCGCCACCAGGGCCACCCCCGCGTTGCCCCGGCCGGCCGCCCAGGCCGCGACACCTCCCACGGCCGCCGCCGCGGGCAGGGTCAGCAGCCAGGACACGGCGATCCGCCCGGCGATCCCCCAGCGCACATGGGCCAGCCTGCGGCCGAGCCCGGCCCCCAGGATGCTGCCCGTGCACACCTGGGTGGTGGAGAGGGGAAAGCCCAGATGCGACGAGGCCAGGATCACCGCGGCGGCGCTGGTCTCGGCGGCGAAGCCCTGAGGGGGCTGGATGTCGGTCAGCCCCTTTCCCATGGTCCGGATGATCCGCCACCCGCCGATATAGGTGCCGAGCGAGATCGCCACGCCCGAGGCGAGCACCACCCACCACGGGGGCCCGGAGCCGTGACCGAGCACACCGCCGGCGATGAGGGTGAGCGTGATGACCCCCATCGTCTTCTGCGCGTCATTGGTGCCGTGGGCGAGGGCCACCAGGGACGCGGATCCCACCTGGCCCGCGCGGAAGCCCTTGCCTGCCGCGGGGGTGGCCGCCCGGTGGGTGATCACGTAGGCGAGATAGGTCGCCAGCATGGCCACCGCACAGGCCACTATCGGTGAGGCGACCGCCGGAATCAGGATCTTCTCGACGATCGCGGTGAAGCGCACCGCAGATTCCCCGGCGCCCACCCACACCGCGCCGATCAGCCCGCCGAACAGGGCGTGCGAGGAACTCGACGGCAGCCCGGCGAGCCAGGTGATCAGATTCCACAGGATCGCCCCGATCAGCCCCGCGAAAATCATGACCGGGGAGACCTTGGCGTCGTCGACGATGCCATTGGAGATCGTCTTGGCCACTTCCGTGGAGAGAAAGGCCCCGGCCAGATTGAGCACTGCGGCGACGCCGACGGCGATCCGGGGCGACAGCGCCCCCGTGGCGATGGACGTGGCCATCGAATTGGCGGTGTCGTGGAAGCCGTTGGTGAAGTCGAAGGCCAGTGCCGTGAGGATGACGGCCACCAGAAGGAAGGAGACGGAGTCCATTCCCGACCTCCCGCACCAGGAGTGGTCCGCCACATCGCGGCGTCGGACCGTCTCGTGAAGACCGCTGTCTGCTGTCCACGCTAAGCGTGGTGTCAGGAGGGCGCCAACGCTGGCGTCCGGCCCAACGACCGGGCCCGGTCGGCGCCGTGGACACGGCTTCACCCGGCCGCGGTGCGGCAGTGACCGGCGCGGTGCGCTCCGCCCGCCCCCTCCACTCCGTCGGCCGGACGGCTCACCGGCAGCTCAGGGAGGCGCGGGCGTTGAGCGTGCGGACGTCGCCTCCCGTGGTGTCCCGGTAGGTGTCGGTGACGCGGGCGAGCTCCTCGGGGGTCCGCGCACCGGCCCGGTTCATGGCCCGGTTCGCCCGTACGACGACCGCCGTCGCCTCGCGGCGCTCGGTCTCATAGCGGGCCAGCGCGGTCGCCACATCGTCCGCTCGCGCGAGTTCGCGAGCGAGGACGCGGGCGTCCATGACGGCCTGGGACGCACCGTTGGCCCCCACCGGATACATCGGATGTGCGGCGTCGCCGAGCAGGGTCACCCGGCCGCTCCCCCACCACGGCAGCGGCTCGCGGTCGACCATCGGGTATTCGAGGATCTCGCCGCTGTTCACCAGCAGACCGGGCACATCGAGCCAGCCGAGCCGCCAGTGGTCGAAGTACGGCAGCACATCGGCGAGCCGGCCCACCCGGTTCCAGGCCGCCTCCCCGGTGAGCGGCCCGGGCTCGGACACCCGCACCTGGCAGACCCAATTCACCCGGCCGCCGCCGATCGGATACGCGACCAGCTCGGCGTCCCCGTCGCGCACGATCACCATCGAGCGCCCGGTCAGAAACGGCTCGGCTCGCGTCGTGCCGCGCCACATCCGGATGCCCGACCACAGCAGCGGACCGTCCTGCGGATGCAGCGCGGCGCGGACGGCGGAGTGCAGCCCGTCGGCGCCGATCAGCGCCCGCGCGGCGCTCTCCTCGACCGTCCCCGTCGCCCGGTCGAGGACGCGTACGCGCACGCCGCTCCGCTCCCCCGGCCCCGCTCCTTCCCCGGAGTCGTCGAATCCCACGACCCGCGCCCCGGTGCGGACCGCGTCCGCGCCCAGGCGCTCGCGGACCGCCGCGAGGAGCAGCCGCTGCAGCTCCCCGCGGTGGACCGAGTACTGCGGCCAGCGGTAGCCCTGGGCCATGCCCCGCGGTTCGGTGAAGACCCGGCGGCCGAACCGGTCGCCGTACACGTTCTCGGCGGTGGCCACGCCGATGGCGGCGAGCTCGTCGCCGAGGCCGAGTTCGATGAGCTCGCGCACGGCGTGCGGCAGCAGATTGATCCCGACGCCGAGCGGCCGGATCTCCCGGGCGCTCTCGACGACCGTCGTCCCGACACCCGCCGCGTGGAGGCTCAGGGCGACGGCCAGCCCGCCGATCCCGGCCCCGGCGATGAGCACACTCATCACTCGGCTCCGGCCTCGGGGCGGATCTCGGGACGGATCTCGGGACGGATCTCGGGGCGGTCCATGATGCGCAGCCAGGTGCCGTCCGGCCGGCGGCGGGCCACCTGCACCCGGCCGCCGGTGTTGTCGGCGGGGCGGGTCGAGGTGAGGGCCAGATCGCCGTAGCGGACGGTCGGCAGCGCCTCCTCCACCTGGAAGGGGCGCGGCGCGTGCGCCAGCATCCGCTCGCAGACGGCACGGATCGCCTCCCGGCCGACTGTCATGGCACCCGGCGGGTAGGCGAGCACCGCGTCCTGCTCGTAGAGCTCGGCCAGCCCCTCGGCGTCACCGGCGTTGGCGCGCTCCACGAACAGCCGGGCCAGATCCTCGGGGGTGGTGGCACGGGCACGGGTCTCGGTCATGGTCGACTCCTTTCGACTGCCTTTCGACTGCCTTTCGGCTGTCTTCGGCTGCCTTTCGGCTGTCTCCACCCTCCGGCGGGCGCGATCAGAAGTCCAAGAGATGGTAAATCTGGTTGCTAGAATCAACGGTTATGGAGCTACGGCAGCTTGAATACTTCGTGGCGGTGGCCGAGGAGCGGAACTTCACCCGGGCCGCGGAGAAGGTGCATGTGGCCCAGCCCGGGGTCAGCGCACAGATCCGCCGGCTGGAGCGCGAGCTGGGCGAGCAACTGCTGGACCGCTCGGGCCGCTCGGTGCGGCTGACCGAGGCGGGCGCGGCGGTGCTCCCCTACGCACGGGCCGCGCTCGCGGCGGTGGAGGGCGCCCGGCTCGCGGTCGACGAGCTGACCGGACTGCTGCGCGGCCATGTGGCGGTCGGGACGGTCACCTCGCACAGCGTGGATCTGCCGGGGCTGCTGGCGGAGTTCCACGACGCCCACCCGGCGGTGGAGATCACCCTCACCGAGGCCACCTCGGACGAGCTGCTGGAGGGCCTGCGCACGGGACGGCTCGACGCGGCGATCGTCAGCGTGGGCGCCACGACTCCGGCCGGTGTCGAGCTGGAGGTGATCACGGACCAGCCGATCGTGGCCGCGGTCAGCCCCGGCCATGAGCTCGCAGTGCACTCGGCCATCTCGCTGGACACGTTGCGGGGCCGTGCGCTGATCAGCCTGCCGCGCGGCACGGGGCTGCGCACCCGGATCGACGAGGCGTGCGCGGCCGCCGGTTTCACGCCGCATATCGCCTTCGAGGCCAGCGATCCTGAGGTGCTGGCGCAGCTCGCCGAGCGGGGGCTGGGCGCGGCGATCCTGCCCGGTGCGTTCGCCGAGGCGCGGTCGGACCGGCTGCGATCGGTCCGTATCGACCGGCCGGCCCTG is a window of Streptomyces violaceusniger Tu 4113 DNA encoding:
- a CDS encoding mycothiol transferase, whose amino-acid sequence is MNSADLLADAFERVREEVQAAVDGLSEDELAVRLDSGANSIAWLVWHLTRVQDDHIADAAGTEQLWTSEGWAERFGLPFPPDATGYGHRSKDVAAVRADADLLAGYYDAVHENTLAFVRGLRDADLDRIVDDRWTPAVTLGVRLVSVIADDLEHAGQAAFIRGAIRRR
- a CDS encoding pentapeptide repeat-containing protein, with translation MAPSPRELADLPFADHLRPFDGALAEGGDYDTVHLDGAAFDGPICDNARFLESAFSSVTFTGGRGRGARFNEVWLDGVRWVGTDLADTDWQDGELGGCVLAGLEMFSARLHRVVFHRCKLESVNLRTATLRNVTFVDCLLRDVDLGGAALTEVAFPGSALEDVRFGKARMAKVDLRAATRLEIADGYDALGGATIGSGQLMELAPMLADALGITVRDGGAAR
- a CDS encoding ABC transporter permease — its product is MSPATARRKRTGRARDALLGAVGVLVAFAACEALSRSGMVRRAFLPPASEVLVRAVELGGDTAFLNGVGATLEAWATGLALACALAIPLGLLLGSVPAAGQAARVLIEFLRPVPSVALIPLVSLLLGAGSETTTALVTYACVWPVLFNTVYGLGETDPLAKDTLRAFGFGRLAVLLRAGLPSAAPFIAAGVRIAAATALILAVAGEILAGFGEGLGIFIAQAGMATDGTRDVLAGVVWAGALGLVVNLALTAVERRLFPWAPEHRGSRT
- a CDS encoding dienelactone hydrolase family protein codes for the protein MVTTRRIEYPVDGTTMVGHLALPGGTDRRPAVLIAHEGPGLTDHQRERADRLAELGYVAFALDYHGGGRFIEDREEMFARVDELLADPDRMRALAGAGLAVLTAEPRADTSRLAAIGYCLGGTMALELARGGADLKAVVGFHPSLTTTRPEDAVNITGKVLVCVGSEDPIIPVEQRLAFEDEMRAAGVDWRMTIHGGALHSFTHPDLDPDPSARPGIGYHRASAERAWRAMLDLFDEVFPTMV
- a CDS encoding flavin-dependent oxidoreductase, which translates into the protein MSVLIAGAGIGGLAVALSLHAAGVGTTVVESAREIRPLGVGINLLPHAVRELIELGLGDELAAIGVATAENVYGDRFGRRVFTEPRGMAQGYRWPQYSVHRGELQRLLLAAVRERLGADAVRTGARVVGFDDSGEGAGPGERSGVRVRVLDRATGTVEESAARALIGADGLHSAVRAALHPQDGPLLWSGIRMWRGTTRAEPFLTGRSMVIVRDGDAELVAYPIGGGRVNWVCQVRVSEPGPLTGEAAWNRVGRLADVLPYFDHWRLGWLDVPGLLVNSGEILEYPMVDREPLPWWGSGRVTLLGDAAHPMYPVGANGASQAVMDARVLARELARADDVATALARYETERREATAVVVRANRAMNRAGARTPEELARVTDTYRDTTGGDVRTLNARASLSCR
- a CDS encoding inorganic phosphate transporter, with product MDSVSFLLVAVILTALAFDFTNGFHDTANSMATSIATGALSPRIAVGVAAVLNLAGAFLSTEVAKTISNGIVDDAKVSPVMIFAGLIGAILWNLITWLAGLPSSSSHALFGGLIGAVWVGAGESAVRFTAIVEKILIPAVASPIVACAVAMLATYLAYVITHRAATPAAGKGFRAGQVGSASLVALAHGTNDAQKTMGVITLTLIAGGVLGHGSGPPWWVVLASGVAISLGTYIGGWRIIRTMGKGLTDIQPPQGFAAETSAAAVILASSHLGFPLSTTQVCTGSILGAGLGRRLAHVRWGIAGRIAVSWLLTLPAAAAVGGVAAWAAGRGNAGVALVAGIAVAAAVGFYALSRRRPVNPDNVNEPGVPEPAERTLDRTV
- a CDS encoding ArsR/SmtB family transcription factor, translated to MDMVFKALADQTRRYLLDRLHEHNGQTLGELCRRLEMTRQSVTQHLAILEAANLVSTVRRGREKLHYLNPVPLNEIQERWIDKFERPRLRALSLVRRQAEKAMEAMADKPAFVYVIYIESTPEKVWHALTDADLTAEYWGHSNVSDWQVGSPWEHQRTDGSGTADVVGTVVESSPPTRLVTTWAAPDADAAAEPSRVTFDIQPHGDIVRLTVTHENLADEAERTAAAGGWAAVLSNLKSLIETGSPLPQQPWLIPQ
- a CDS encoding ABC transporter substrate-binding protein, whose protein sequence is MRVQLRLRSAKLAATATVTALLLAGCGGSEEESGARGGPEKKTITVAGLPLADVAALHIAIDRGLFEKEGLNVRVQPVQQSVQALPALAHGQVDVIGGANFVTFLQAREKGTLATRVLAEGARNAPHMMAVLVPSDSKIKGPRDLKGKKIAVNILNNIQSLTLNAVLGRAGAGLPEYRQVPFPQMGSVLERGQVDAVHAAEPFVTALKRELKARTVVDGNAAPTAGLPLSGYVTTDTFIDKYPKSAAAFRRAITAAQAVAAKDRGAVEKALPGYTKIKPAEAAAIGLPDYPATSSAAQLKRLISLMRAQKLLTKDLDPAAVLYQPAK
- a CDS encoding damage-control phosphatase ARMT1 family protein codes for the protein MSDTVDAPVIRSDEPGSFARSVLAERHPALIEKVRDAFPYGPEQHRGLDALRDNAAEGTITPLPPTAYDHDRWAEWGREHFGRSWFDVPFLWAESYFYRRLLEAVGYFADGPWRGIDPFRPFKQAELHTPEAEAELATLDDILRKPAGEQANALVHGSLWGNRADLGFRISSSAADASGADTPPLVADDSEALWSLLPTGSPATLCLVADNAGRELLPDLVLIDHVLHHGRAERVVLQVKPYPYYVSDATTEDVVDCLRRLVRAEGAAAGTGRRLWAAMGDGRLVVRAHDFFRAPLPYEEMPGDLRSEFAEATLTVFKGDLNYRRLVGDRLWPPTTSFAERTGYFPGPVAALRTLKSDVIVGLDERAVAALDAHEDHWRTSGAHALIQVRR
- a CDS encoding pentapeptide repeat-containing protein encodes the protein MSHPTETPSSGPAAADRTALRADCGNCFGLCCVALPFAASADFAIGKGAGEPCRNLRSDFRCGIHSRLREEGFKGCTVYDCFGAGQKVSQLTFEGRDWRRHPGTASEMFAILPTMRHLHELLWYLTEALTLPAARPVHGAVRRALRETERLTEGSASELMELDVAAHRDRVNELLLRTSELIRARIPGKKKNRRGADLIGADLRGADLRGANLRGARLIAADLTRADLTAADLIGADFRDADLSAADLRGAIFLTQAQLAAAKGDAATRLPPSLTRPAHW